In a genomic window of Anaerotignum faecicola:
- the yajC gene encoding preprotein translocase subunit YajC: MGSFLLDTVVKPAGEAAKATSGTTQSTGLFGTWMTDHPVMLIVVYCVVLLVIMYFLSIRPTQKKEKKLAELRNAIEVGDSIITNSGFYGKVVDTTYDTLIVEFGLNRGIRIPVAKTEVFGKAEPNMSNEAPPVEEEPKKKGLFRRG, translated from the coding sequence ATGGGATCATTTTTACTTGACACAGTCGTAAAACCTGCCGGCGAGGCAGCAAAAGCAACCTCCGGCACAACACAGAGCACAGGCCTTTTCGGCACATGGATGACAGACCACCCCGTTATGCTGATTGTGGTTTACTGCGTTGTTCTGTTGGTTATCATGTATTTCCTGTCCATCAGACCCACACAGAAGAAGGAGAAAAAGCTGGCTGAGCTGAGAAATGCAATCGAGGTTGGTGACAGTATCATCACAAACAGCGGATTCTACGGCAAGGTTGTTGATACAACATACGATACACTGATTGTGGAATTCGGTCTAAACAGAGGAATTCGTATCCCTGTTGCGAAAACAGAGGTTTTCGGTAAAGCAGAACCCAATATGTCCAACGAAGCACCTCCGGTAGAAGAAGAACCGAAGAAAAAGGGTCTGTTCCGCAGAGGATAA
- a CDS encoding S-layer homology domain-containing protein: MPTAAFAEGNEDTPTQALTSVDITFPKPEEGKKIGDGSAAFASDLTFLDFGRALWQQDGEPKKLKADDTYEKDNIYLLYFAFYTQKPITNETALTFNGNPITRYADHQALTEALNAYDGKEDAYLGSVMFSKDGTGDPSMGDLKNIYVVGLYAIIRAQEHTVEEQFNLDSGGTYYFDLFGENIPGTANSDLPDNTLHYVPFTYAGTADAYKLTSTMEATDEYAQQNKYPHSLFIADYAVTNETSWDELNAAGLIFGKGYASGGIDYTMRVPSEGSASKGSGDSERGNPQSNEWDMIMNKDEGYVKNWSRMFSWGQDNAKYAPSLRAVRGSNSARYWTNYSSAINNYTILGFRPILEVLNPDTLGADGLKVVTLDLGGGKLGNSSEDIQIIVKNGSAFTAPTSDGLTRPDGNNGSSFKWLGSDGNLYAPGKSVPANVTKLTAQFAPPEQFNLVPGGTYYFDLSGASIPGTVNTGNIFGATSLPDTTLHYVPFTYAGTVDAYKLTSEKETTEKYAQQNKYPHSLFIANHNVTHTISWNDLNTADLIFGKDYAAGGVNYTLRAPSAGSGRTGSDESQHGTPQINEWDKMLDKNDGYIKNWKRMASWGQDTRPDNSTPFRAVRGFHSARFWGCSSSSDRDVTLGFRPVLEVLNPDTLGSGGLKAVTLALGGGTLGGSAEDIQIIVKNGESFTAPASDGLTRPDGNTENYFKWLGSDGNLYAPSESVSADVTKLTAKFAGGSSGSGGGGGSRKPSVTYYTLHFETNGGSTITDMREENNTRISLTKYVPTRHGYTFIGWYSDRSLTNQVSEVSLTKNMTVYAGWRADENPDIVVNPFTDVSEKDWFYNDAMFVYKNGLMLGTSKTLFSPHGTVTRGMMATILWRMEGSLAPKGENSFTDVEAGRWYADAITWAAENGIFAGYSMDKFGPDDPITREQLTAIFYRYADYKGYKLTVTGNLDKFEDADKITDYANTVMQWAVGNGLIKGKAETLLDPQGTATRAEIAAMLHRFVENTKPMQAD, encoded by the coding sequence ATGCCGACGGCGGCCTTTGCCGAGGGCAACGAGGATACGCCTACGCAAGCGTTGACAAGCGTCGATATTACCTTCCCCAAACCGGAGGAAGGCAAAAAGATAGGAGACGGCTCGGCAGCATTCGCCAGCGACTTGACGTTCCTTGATTTTGGCCGCGCGCTGTGGCAGCAGGACGGCGAGCCCAAAAAGCTGAAAGCGGATGATACTTACGAGAAGGACAACATCTATCTGCTGTATTTCGCCTTCTACACGCAGAAGCCCATCACAAATGAGACTGCCTTGACATTCAACGGCAACCCTATTACGCGCTATGCGGACCATCAGGCACTTACCGAGGCGCTGAACGCCTATGACGGGAAGGAGGATGCCTACCTTGGCTCCGTTATGTTCAGCAAGGATGGCACCGGCGATCCATCGATGGGGGATCTGAAAAATATCTATGTTGTCGGGCTCTACGCCATTATCCGTGCGCAGGAGCATACGGTCGAGGAGCAGTTCAACCTTGATTCCGGCGGCACCTATTACTTTGACCTCTTCGGCGAAAACATCCCCGGCACGGCAAACAGCGATCTGCCGGACAACACCCTGCATTATGTTCCCTTTACCTACGCAGGAACAGCGGATGCCTATAAGCTCACGTCAACGATGGAAGCCACCGATGAGTATGCACAGCAGAACAAATATCCCCACAGCCTGTTCATTGCGGATTATGCCGTAACGAATGAAACAAGCTGGGATGAGCTGAATGCCGCAGGGCTGATTTTCGGCAAAGGCTACGCCAGCGGCGGCATAGACTATACCATGCGAGTGCCGTCCGAGGGAAGTGCCAGTAAAGGTTCGGGTGATTCAGAACGCGGCAACCCCCAAAGCAACGAATGGGACATGATAATGAACAAGGACGAAGGATACGTCAAAAACTGGAGCAGGATGTTTTCGTGGGGACAGGATAATGCGAAATATGCTCCGAGTCTCCGTGCGGTTCGCGGATCCAATTCGGCCCGCTACTGGACCAACTACAGCTCTGCTATTAACAACTACACGATCCTCGGTTTTCGCCCCATCCTTGAAGTCCTGAACCCGGACACGCTGGGCGCTGACGGGCTGAAGGTCGTTACCCTCGACCTTGGCGGCGGCAAGCTGGGGAATAGCTCCGAGGATATTCAAATCATCGTGAAAAACGGCAGTGCATTTACCGCGCCTACGTCCGATGGTCTGACACGCCCTGACGGAAATAACGGCAGCAGCTTTAAGTGGCTTGGCAGTGATGGAAACCTGTACGCACCCGGTAAAAGCGTTCCGGCAAATGTAACCAAGCTGACGGCACAGTTTGCTCCCCCAGAGCAGTTCAACCTCGTTCCCGGCGGCACCTATTACTTTGACCTCTCCGGCGCGAGCATTCCCGGCACGGTGAACACCGGAAACATCTTTGGCGCGACTTCCTTGCCGGATACGACGCTGCACTATGTTCCCTTTACCTACGCCGGAACAGTGGATGCTTACAAGCTCACATCGGAGAAGGAAACCACCGAGAAATATGCACAGCAGAACAAATATCCCCACAGCCTGTTTATTGCGAATCACAATGTAACGCATACGATAAGCTGGAATGACCTGAATACCGCAGATCTGATTTTCGGCAAGGACTACGCCGCAGGCGGCGTGAACTATACACTGCGTGCGCCGTCCGCGGGAAGTGGTCGTACAGGCTCGGATGAGTCCCAACACGGCACGCCACAAATCAACGAATGGGATAAGATGCTGGACAAGAACGACGGATATATCAAAAACTGGAAGCGGATGGCTTCCTGGGGGCAAGACACCAGACCCGATAATTCGACTCCATTCCGTGCGGTTCGCGGGTTCCACTCGGCCCGCTTCTGGGGTTGCAGCTCGTCCTCGGATCGGGATGTCACCCTTGGTTTCCGCCCCGTCCTTGAAGTCCTGAACCCTGACACACTGGGTTCTGGCGGACTGAAGGCCGTTACCCTTGCCCTTGGCGGCGGCACGCTGGGCGGTAGCGCTGAGGATATTCAAATCATCGTGAAAAATGGCGAGAGCTTTACCGCGCCTGCGTCCGATGGTCTGACCCGCCCGGACGGAAATACCGAAAATTACTTTAAGTGGCTTGGCAGTGACGGAAACCTTTACGCGCCCAGCGAAAGCGTCTCGGCGGATGTAACCAAGCTGACGGCGAAGTTTGCCGGCGGCAGTAGCGGCAGTGGCGGCGGTGGCGGCAGCCGCAAACCGTCCGTCACCTATTACACGCTGCATTTTGAAACCAATGGCGGCAGTACTATAACCGACATGCGGGAAGAAAACAACACCCGAATCAGCCTGACAAAATACGTTCCGACTCGGCATGGGTATACCTTTATCGGCTGGTACAGCGACCGTAGCCTGACAAATCAGGTTTCTGAGGTTTCTCTTACGAAAAATATGACCGTATACGCAGGCTGGCGCGCGGATGAAAATCCGGACATAGTCGTAAACCCCTTTACTGATGTTTCCGAAAAGGACTGGTTCTACAACGATGCGATGTTCGTTTACAAAAATGGTCTGATGCTCGGCACGAGCAAGACCCTGTTCAGTCCGCACGGGACGGTGACACGCGGCATGATGGCGACCATTCTCTGGCGCATGGAGGGCAGCCTCGCGCCGAAGGGCGAAAACAGCTTTACCGATGTGGAAGCCGGAAGGTGGTACGCCGACGCAATCACATGGGCGGCAGAGAATGGCATCTTTGCAGGCTACAGCATGGACAAATTCGGCCCGGACGATCCCATTACCCGAGAACAGCTTACCGCCATCTTCTACCGCTACGCGGACTACAAGGGCTACAAACTGACCGTCACAGGAAATCTTGACAAGTTCGAGGACGCGGACAAGATTACGGATTACGCAAACACAGTAATGCAATGGGCAGTCGGCAACGGATTGATAAAGGGAAAAGCCGAAACTCTGCTTGATCCACAGGGTACGGCGACCCGCGCTGAGATCGCCGCCATGCTTCACCGCTTCGTTGAGAATACTAAGCCGATGCAGGCGGACTGA
- a CDS encoding LptM family lipoprotein, whose amino-acid sequence MKNLFCVVLIALMLCSLAACGGEEDKETADNQTPNTSASQNQPMEKESVSAPAASESVQSADGIDVDLTKLSSTMVYSEVYNMLYTPDDYIGKMVKMKGAFAYYEDPETKEQYFACIIADAMACCSQGLDFIPTDEYTYPDDYPELNAEITVTGTFEIYEKNGIKYCRLANAAIES is encoded by the coding sequence ATGAAAAATCTGTTTTGCGTAGTACTGATTGCCCTAATGCTTTGCTCTCTTGCCGCCTGCGGAGGTGAGGAGGATAAAGAGACAGCCGATAATCAGACACCGAATACCTCTGCTTCACAAAATCAACCGATGGAAAAGGAATCGGTGTCTGCGCCTGCTGCCTCTGAGTCTGTGCAAAGCGCAGACGGCATTGATGTTGATCTGACAAAGCTCAGCAGTACAATGGTCTATTCTGAGGTTTACAATATGCTATACACCCCTGATGATTACATTGGGAAAATGGTTAAAATGAAGGGTGCTTTTGCATATTACGAGGACCCCGAAACAAAGGAGCAATATTTTGCCTGCATTATTGCCGATGCGATGGCTTGCTGTTCACAGGGATTGGATTTTATTCCGACCGACGAGTACACCTATCCGGACGATTATCCGGAGCTAAACGCAGAGATAACAGTCACAGGAACCTTTGAGATTTATGAGAAAAACGGAATAAAGTATTGTAGGCTTGCGAATGCTGCGATTGAGAGCTAA
- a CDS encoding metal ABC transporter ATP-binding protein, producing MAQLTCQRLCVGYEGKSVLQELNFEVFAGDYLCIVGENGSGKSTLMKTILGLQPPISGKILTGDGLRKNEIGYLPQQTVVQKDFPAAVREIVLSGCQGRCGSRPFYSKEEKQLAAAAMDRMQLAQLAKRCYRELSGGQQQRVLLARALCATRKMLLLDEPVSGLDPKATAEMYALIEELNRNDGITVIMISHDITAAVQYASHLLHIGDTVFFGTKAEYLRSPQGRLFAAEKGGDEQ from the coding sequence ATGGCTCAGCTCACTTGCCAAAGGCTCTGCGTCGGCTATGAGGGAAAGTCCGTTCTGCAGGAACTCAATTTTGAGGTTTTTGCAGGCGACTATCTCTGCATCGTAGGAGAAAATGGTTCCGGCAAGAGTACACTTATGAAAACGATTCTCGGCTTGCAGCCACCTATCAGCGGCAAAATTTTGACAGGCGATGGGCTGAGGAAAAATGAAATCGGCTATCTGCCGCAGCAGACCGTTGTCCAGAAGGACTTCCCGGCAGCCGTGAGAGAAATCGTTCTCTCCGGATGTCAGGGACGCTGTGGCAGCCGTCCTTTTTATAGCAAAGAAGAAAAGCAGCTTGCGGCGGCGGCTATGGACAGGATGCAGCTTGCGCAGCTTGCAAAACGCTGCTATCGGGAGCTGTCCGGCGGACAGCAGCAGAGGGTTCTGCTTGCTCGTGCGCTGTGTGCCACTCGAAAAATGTTGCTTCTCGACGAGCCTGTTTCCGGGCTTGATCCCAAGGCGACAGCGGAAATGTATGCGCTTATCGAAGAGCTTAACCGAAACGATGGCATTACGGTAATTATGATTTCGCACGATATTACTGCCGCAGTTCAATATGCCAGCCATCTTCTGCATATTGGAGACACCGTTTTTTTCGGAACAAAAGCGGAATATCTCAGAAGTCCGCAGGGGCGGCTGTTTGCCGCAGAGAAGGGGGGCGATGAACAATGA
- a CDS encoding AraC family transcriptional regulator: protein MERKKRNRIAALLLAVTILVIMLYSAFFVAAEADHDCVGEGCPICYQIDACQNTLKSLSLAVCVTAVAVAFTYILCRCISLCTDYAQRDTLVSLKVKLSN from the coding sequence ATGGAAAGAAAAAAGAGAAATAGAATTGCAGCATTGCTTCTTGCCGTGACCATTCTGGTCATCATGCTTTACTCTGCTTTTTTTGTTGCGGCAGAAGCCGACCACGATTGCGTGGGCGAAGGCTGCCCGATTTGCTATCAGATTGATGCTTGCCAAAACACACTGAAAAGCCTTTCGCTTGCTGTATGCGTTACAGCCGTTGCTGTTGCGTTTACATATATTTTGTGCAGGTGTATTTCTCTCTGCACGGACTATGCACAAAGAGATACCTTGGTATCTCTCAAGGTGAAGCTTTCGAATTAA
- a CDS encoding metal ABC transporter substrate-binding protein gives MKKITALLLALFMLVAALAGCGKQNDTNQTDKLSIVTTIFPEYDWVREILGDKADNAEITMLLDNGVDLHSYQPTADDIVKISDCDLFIYVGGESDEWVEDALRNAANGNMKVINLLEVLGDSVKTEEIVEGMQEAEHEYEDAEEHEHEDAHAHEDAEEHEHEEEADEHVWLSLKNAKMLVRVISKALQELDPDNKDIYAANADAYVKKLSALDAEYQAAVDAASNKTILFGDRFPFRYLVDDYGLRYYAAFVGCSAETEAGFETISFLAKRVDELKLPCVLTIEGAQHKIAETVVRNTTAKNQRVLTMDSMQSTTSKDVKNGTTYLSVMEKNLSVLKEALR, from the coding sequence ATGAAAAAGATAACTGCGCTGCTGCTTGCGCTTTTCATGCTTGTCGCCGCTCTTGCCGGCTGCGGAAAGCAGAATGATACCAATCAGACAGACAAACTGAGCATTGTCACCACCATTTTTCCCGAATATGACTGGGTTAGGGAAATCCTTGGTGACAAGGCTGACAACGCAGAAATCACAATGCTGCTGGATAACGGCGTTGACCTGCACAGCTATCAGCCCACGGCAGATGATATTGTTAAAATCTCGGATTGCGACCTGTTTATCTATGTAGGCGGCGAGTCCGACGAATGGGTGGAGGATGCCCTGAGAAATGCCGCCAACGGGAATATGAAGGTTATCAATTTGCTGGAGGTACTGGGTGATTCCGTAAAAACGGAAGAAATTGTTGAGGGGATGCAGGAGGCGGAGCACGAGTACGAGGATGCAGAGGAACACGAGCACGAGGATGCCCATGCACATGAGGATGCAGAGGAGCACGAGCACGAGGAGGAAGCTGACGAGCATGTTTGGCTGTCCCTGAAAAATGCCAAAATGCTGGTCAGAGTGATTTCCAAAGCCTTGCAGGAGCTTGACCCCGATAACAAGGATATCTATGCCGCCAATGCCGATGCTTATGTAAAGAAGCTGTCTGCTCTTGACGCAGAGTATCAGGCAGCCGTGGATGCAGCAAGCAATAAAACCATCCTGTTTGGCGACCGTTTTCCGTTCCGCTATCTGGTGGATGATTATGGTCTGCGCTACTATGCCGCTTTTGTTGGCTGCTCCGCTGAAACCGAAGCCGGCTTTGAGACCATTTCGTTTCTTGCCAAGAGGGTGGACGAATTGAAGCTGCCCTGCGTGTTGACTATTGAGGGCGCACAGCACAAGATTGCCGAAACCGTTGTCCGGAACACGACAGCGAAAAATCAAAGGGTGCTGACGATGGATTCCATGCAGTCTACCACTTCTAAAGATGTGAAAAACGGCACGACTTATCTCTCCGTTATGGAGAAAAACCTTTCCGTGCTGAAGGAAGCATTGAGATAA
- a CDS encoding metal ABC transporter permease, producing the protein MTAILEKLTLYWTYPFVRYALVVGVLIALCSSLLGVTLVLKRFSFIGDGLSHVAFGAMAIAAVLQITNEMPLVMVITISSAVLLLRTGQNAKIKGDAAIAMISVGALAIGYLVMNIFSTSSNLSGDVCSTLFGSTSILTLSPVEVWLCVGMSVLVVVVFILFYNKIFAVTFDEDFARATGTKAGLYNLLIAIVVAIIIVLAMNLVGSLLISALVIFPALSAMRMFKSFRSVTICAAVLSVLCSLIGILASILAGTPVGSTIVAVQIVAFALSWLTGTAIGGVRK; encoded by the coding sequence ATGACCGCTATTTTGGAAAAGCTGACCCTCTATTGGACATATCCCTTTGTCCGCTATGCGCTGGTAGTCGGTGTGCTGATTGCGCTATGCTCGTCTTTGCTGGGCGTGACGCTGGTGCTGAAACGGTTTTCCTTCATCGGCGACGGACTTTCCCATGTGGCGTTTGGCGCAATGGCGATTGCCGCCGTGCTGCAAATCACAAATGAAATGCCACTGGTAATGGTCATTACGATCAGCAGCGCCGTGTTGCTTTTGCGTACAGGGCAGAACGCGAAAATCAAGGGCGATGCGGCGATTGCCATGATTTCGGTGGGAGCGCTTGCCATCGGCTATCTGGTGATGAATATTTTCTCCACCTCATCCAACCTTTCGGGCGATGTGTGCAGTACACTGTTTGGCTCCACCTCCATCCTGACACTGTCTCCTGTAGAAGTGTGGCTTTGCGTTGGAATGTCGGTGCTGGTTGTGGTGGTGTTTATCCTGTTTTACAATAAAATCTTCGCTGTGACCTTTGATGAGGACTTTGCAAGGGCAACCGGCACAAAGGCAGGGCTTTACAATCTGCTGATTGCAATCGTTGTTGCCATCATCATCGTGCTGGCAATGAACCTTGTCGGCTCTCTGCTCATCTCCGCACTGGTAATTTTCCCGGCGTTGTCCGCTATGCGGATGTTCAAGAGCTTTCGTAGTGTGACGATCTGCGCCGCAGTTTTGTCGGTGTTGTGTTCGCTGATCGGTATTCTGGCATCTATCCTCGCCGGAACACCGGTAGGCTCGACAATCGTTGCTGTTCAGATTGTCGCTTTCGCTCTATCGTGGCTGACAGGTACAGCTATCGGAGGTGTGAGAAAATGA
- a CDS encoding Fur family transcriptional regulator — protein sequence MARYLTRQRKQLLEYLSKHTDEQMTARQIADALTAESISISAVYRNLSALEEEGILKRSIRENTREVYYQYIAAEGCKDSLHLSCRVCGKSIHLGEKETEQLLHSTLESTGFQIDKTETILYGVCADCRK from the coding sequence ATGGCAAGGTATCTGACGCGGCAGCGCAAGCAGCTTCTCGAATATCTTTCAAAGCATACAGATGAACAGATGACCGCACGGCAGATAGCCGATGCACTGACGGCAGAGAGTATCAGCATCAGCGCCGTTTATCGTAATTTATCCGCCTTGGAGGAGGAGGGAATTCTGAAGCGCAGTATCCGAGAGAACACCAGAGAGGTGTATTATCAATATATTGCCGCAGAGGGATGTAAGGACAGTCTGCATCTATCCTGTCGGGTATGCGGGAAAAGCATTCATCTTGGAGAAAAGGAAACGGAACAGCTTCTGCATAGCACGCTGGAAAGCACAGGCTTTCAAATCGACAAAACGGAAACGATTCTGTATGGCGTTTGCGCCGATTGCAGAAAATAA
- a CDS encoding THUMP domain-containing class I SAM-dependent RNA methyltransferase yields MSINLIATTTFGLEAVVKRECQALGFQNIKTSDGKVEFTGDESDIVKANLWLRCAGRVWVKMGTFTAVTFTELFDRTKALPWGDWIPEDGKFTVVGKSVKSTLFSVSDCQAIVKKAVVEKLKEKYKTDWFDETGASYTIQVGILKDVVTLAIDTSGSGLHMRGYRASALDAPLKESLASAMVQLSYWRKDRILLDPFCGSGTIPIEAAMLARNIAPGLNRKFASEEWERIGKERWKQARKEAYQAIDYDVMPEIYGSDIDPAAIELAKANAELAGVDDCITFEVKPSQEIVLPGKYGVLISNPPYGERIGELKEVENMYRALGATMQTDPTWSTYIITSMEYFESLFGRKADRKRKLFNGRIKTDYYQYEGPRPPKKQKTEEN; encoded by the coding sequence ATGAGCATCAATCTGATTGCAACAACCACCTTCGGCTTAGAAGCCGTAGTCAAGAGAGAGTGTCAGGCTCTCGGTTTTCAGAATATCAAAACCTCAGACGGCAAGGTTGAATTTACAGGGGACGAATCCGATATCGTAAAGGCAAACCTCTGGCTGCGATGCGCCGGGCGTGTCTGGGTGAAAATGGGCACCTTTACCGCCGTTACCTTTACGGAGCTATTCGACCGGACGAAGGCACTGCCATGGGGAGATTGGATTCCGGAGGACGGGAAATTCACCGTTGTGGGGAAATCCGTAAAATCCACCCTGTTCAGCGTTTCGGACTGTCAGGCAATCGTCAAGAAGGCTGTTGTCGAAAAGCTGAAGGAAAAATATAAAACAGACTGGTTTGATGAAACAGGCGCATCCTATACCATTCAGGTCGGGATTCTAAAGGATGTTGTCACCCTTGCGATTGACACCAGCGGCAGTGGCTTACACATGCGCGGCTATCGTGCGAGTGCGTTGGATGCCCCCCTGAAGGAGTCCCTTGCATCCGCCATGGTACAGCTCAGCTACTGGCGAAAGGATCGTATCCTGTTAGACCCCTTCTGCGGCTCAGGAACAATTCCCATTGAAGCCGCCATGCTTGCACGCAACATTGCCCCCGGTCTGAATCGCAAATTCGCATCCGAGGAATGGGAACGCATCGGCAAGGAGCGTTGGAAGCAGGCAAGAAAAGAGGCATATCAAGCGATTGATTATGATGTTATGCCCGAAATTTACGGCAGTGACATTGACCCTGCGGCAATCGAGCTGGCAAAGGCAAATGCAGAGCTTGCAGGCGTGGATGACTGCATCACCTTCGAGGTAAAGCCCTCGCAGGAGATTGTATTGCCCGGGAAATACGGCGTGCTGATTTCCAATCCTCCCTATGGGGAGCGTATCGGGGAATTGAAGGAGGTTGAAAATATGTATCGTGCGCTTGGCGCAACCATGCAGACCGACCCCACCTGGTCAACCTATATTATCACCTCCATGGAATATTTTGAATCCCTCTTTGGCAGAAAGGCAGACAGAAAGAGAAAGCTGTTCAACGGGCGCATCAAAACGGATTATTATCAGTATGAAGGTCCTCGTCCGCCGAAAAAGCAGAAGACTGAAGAAAACTGA
- the tgt gene encoding tRNA guanosine(34) transglycosylase Tgt has product MYKVLKKCGRAKRAEFHTPHGVIQTPVFMNVGTAGAIKGAVSTEDLEQLKCQVELSNTYHLHLRPGDKLIKEMGGLHKFMVWDKPILTDSGGFQVFSLGLLRKIKEEGVYFSSHIDGRKIFMGPEESMQIQSNLGSTIAMAFDECIGLPAERPYVEASVARTTRWLERCKKEMHRLNQLEDTVNPKQMLFGINQGATFEDIRIEHAKRISEMELDGYAIGGLAVGESHAEMYRILDEVVPYLPEEKPTYLMGVGTPENILEAVERGVDFFDCVLPARNGRHAHVYTNKGKLNLLNAKYEKDDSPIDDTCGCPACRRYSRAYIRHLFKAKEMLAMRLCVMHNLYFFNSMMEEIRQAIEEDRFHAYKAAKLDGFRENGK; this is encoded by the coding sequence ATGTACAAAGTATTGAAAAAATGCGGCAGAGCAAAGCGTGCCGAATTCCATACCCCTCATGGAGTAATCCAGACACCCGTCTTTATGAATGTCGGCACAGCGGGTGCGATTAAGGGGGCTGTTTCCACAGAGGATCTGGAGCAGCTGAAATGTCAGGTGGAGCTTTCTAATACCTACCATCTGCATCTGCGCCCCGGGGATAAGCTGATCAAGGAAATGGGCGGTCTGCATAAATTCATGGTCTGGGATAAACCGATTTTGACCGATTCCGGCGGCTTTCAGGTATTCTCTCTTGGGCTTCTGCGCAAAATCAAGGAGGAGGGCGTTTATTTCAGCTCTCATATTGATGGCAGAAAGATTTTTATGGGGCCGGAGGAAAGTATGCAGATTCAGTCCAATCTTGGCTCCACGATCGCGATGGCGTTTGATGAATGCATCGGGCTGCCTGCGGAACGCCCTTATGTAGAGGCATCCGTTGCCAGAACAACCCGTTGGCTGGAACGCTGCAAAAAAGAGATGCACCGCTTGAATCAGCTAGAGGATACCGTTAACCCCAAGCAGATGCTGTTCGGCATCAATCAGGGGGCAACCTTCGAGGATATCCGTATCGAGCATGCAAAACGGATTTCCGAGATGGAGTTGGATGGCTATGCCATCGGCGGTCTTGCGGTAGGGGAATCCCATGCGGAAATGTATCGTATTCTGGATGAGGTTGTACCGTATCTGCCGGAGGAGAAGCCGACTTACCTGATGGGCGTTGGGACACCCGAAAATATTCTGGAGGCGGTAGAACGCGGCGTTGATTTCTTTGACTGCGTCCTGCCTGCAAGAAACGGCCGCCATGCTCATGTGTATACGAATAAGGGTAAGCTGAACCTGTTAAATGCGAAATATGAAAAGGATGATTCGCCCATTGATGATACCTGCGGCTGTCCTGCGTGCAGAAGATACAGCAGAGCCTATATCCGCCATCTGTTCAAAGCAAAGGAAATGCTTGCTATGCGCCTTTGTGTGATGCATAATCTGTATTTCTTCAACAGCATGATGGAGGAAATCAGACAGGCGATTGAGGAAGACCGCTTCCACGCATATAAGGCTGCAAAGCTGGATGGATTTCGCGAAAACGGGAAATAA
- a CDS encoding response regulator produces MIARIESGTATLRLEAEDIEALFYSLYTIFEHAADGQMCVDMLSHAEDGYYDLMLMDIQMPILNGYETTKKIRQLENRKKTEIPILAMTANAFSEDQQAALEADMNDHVAKPIDMNVLLQVMMKYLSN; encoded by the coding sequence TTGATTGCCCGCATCGAAAGCGGAACAGCCACCCTGCGATTAGAGGCTGAGGATATAGAGGCGCTGTTCTATTCTTTGTATACGATTTTTGAACACGCCGCGGATGGTCAGATGTGTGTGGATATGCTCAGTCATGCAGAGGATGGCTATTATGACTTGATGCTGATGGATATTCAAATGCCGATTCTAAACGGCTATGAGACAACGAAAAAAATCAGGCAGCTGGAAAATCGAAAAAAAACAGAAATACCCATTCTTGCAATGACAGCGAATGCTTTTTCCGAGGATCAGCAGGCCGCACTGGAGGCAGACATGAATGACCATGTTGCTAAGCCTATTGACATGAATGTTTTGCTTCAGGTTATGATGAAATATCTAAGCAACTAA